A stretch of DNA from Brevibacillus ruminantium:
GATAGCCCTGTTCTTTTTGCACCAGAGCATAGTAGTAAAACCGCTTGATCGTTTCCTCTAGATTTCCCTCGCGGCCGTGGATCAACAGCCGCACCAGTTTTCGCACTTCCAGATGCTTGCGCTTGATCGCAAAGGAGATGATGACCGACAGCCCGACCAGCTCAAGGGCGGCGAGGTTTACCAGTTCAGACAGGCTCCCTTTCAAATAAACTGCATGTGTGAAAATAAGCACTACTGCTCCCACCAAGAGGAGCGAGCGTCGTTTTGTCGCCAAAGCCTGTCACCTTCCTGCTTGCATTCTTCTCTTCCTGTTATCGGAGATGTCCTGTTTCATTATAATAGCAAAGAGTTTCCAAGCCGATAAGAAAATGAGGGACCGTTGTAGAAAAAGGAGGGGAACTTCTATGGACCTAAACTCCATCATGGGAGCACAGCTCAGCCAGCTCCAGCACACCGTCAGTCTCAGCATGATGAAGATGGTGCAGGCTACACAGACTGCCAGCGCTACTGTCATGCTGCAGGACTTTGTCCAGGCTCAGCAAGGCGTACAGCAGGCCGCGCAAGCCGCACCTCACCCGACCGCGGGCAATGTGATTGATGTCAGCGTG
This window harbors:
- a CDS encoding polyribonucleotide nucleotidyltransferase, giving the protein MDLNSIMGAQLSQLQHTVSLSMMKMVQATQTASATVMLQDFVQAQQGVQQAAQAAPHPTAGNVIDVSV